AAAGGTCAAGATGGGAAAGCGCTTTTCCAACGTCTTGCCGGAGGTGTCTGGAAGCCGGTTTTTGATGCAGAAGATATCAAGCCTGAAAACGGCTATGATGTGTACACCACCTTGAATGTGAATATTCAGGACGTCGCAGAAAATGCCCTTCGCAAGCAATTGGAAGATCGGGATGCTGCCTTTGGTTCTGTGATTGTCATGGAAGTGAAGACAGGCCACATCAAGGCGATGTCCAATCTTCAGAAAAATAAGAATGGACAAGGCTATTCTGAAAGCTACAACTATGCGGTTGGTGATATTGGGAACACTGAGCCTGGTTCCACCTTCAAGTTACTTTCCATGTTGGCTCTTTTGGAAGAGAATAAAGTAGGCCTAAATGAATTGATTGAAACTGGCAACGGAGCTCATCGATTCTACAATCAAACCATGTATGACGCAAAGTGGGGAGGGTATGGTACGATTACCATTAAGGAAGCTTTCGAAAAGTCATCTAATGTGGCAATCTCCAAATTGGTAGATATGCATTTTGGCTCGAGTCCTTCCAAGTTTATGGCTTACATCGATAAAGTAGGTCTATCCGAACCCTTTGGATTGCAATTAGCTGGTGAGGGAAAACCATTCTTTAAAAAACCAGGATCGAAAACTTGGTATGGTACTTCACTTCCTTGGATTTCGATTGGCTATGAATCCAAACTCAATCCGATTCATACTCTAGCGCTTTACAATGCAGTAGCGAATGATGGGAAAATGGTGAAGCCTCTTTTTGTCAAAGCCATTGGACGTGGAAATCAAGTAGAAAAGACCTTTGCTACCGAAGTGGTTCGAGAGCGAATCGCCTCTGAAAAAACCATCCAGCAGTTGCAGCGCCTCCTTGAAGGAGTGGTATTGCAGGGAACTGCTAAAAATATCTTGAATGAAAATTACAGCATTGCGGGTAAGACAGGCACTGCTCAAAAGTTGATTAACGGAAAGTATACCGAAACTTACTACACCAGTTTTGCAGGGTATTTTCCAGCAGATCGCCCTAAGTATTCCATGATTGTGGTGATTGATAGTCCCAAAGGTTTTGCGGCGTATGGAGGGGATGTTTCTGCTCCTGTATTTAAGGAAATAGCAGATCGGATTTTTGCATTGGATATGGAATTGAACCCAAGAAATCAATCCAAAATTCTCCAGGCCCAATCTCAAGATCCTGCCCTGCCCGTCATTCATGCGGGCAAAGGCGAAGAGTTGCAGGGAATTTTTGAAAAACTAGCCCTCAATGTCAAATCCCCATCGAGCGAAGATTGGGTAAAACCAGTTTCGACAACCACGAAAGTCAACTTGGCCATTAACAATACCGAGGTGCCAGTCGTGCCCGATGTGTCAGGGATGCCTCTTCGAGATGCTTTATACATTCTGGAAAACAAGGGCTTGAAAGTTAGCTACAGGGGAAGCGGAAATGTCCTCGAGCAATCCCTTGAACCGGGAACAAAATTATCCTCAGACCTCACCATCAATTTGATTTTAGGCTAAATGAAACAACTCAAAGACATATTATATAAGGTGTCGCTTACTTCTACCCATGGAAACATGGAAGTTGAAGTCAAGGATATCGTCTTTGATAGCAGAAAAGTATCAAGTGGTTCTGCATTCGTTGCGGTAAGAGGAACCCAAGTGGATGGTCATGATTTTATTTCCACGGCGGTAGAGAAAGGTGCGACTACGATCGTTTGTGAGGATCTTCCTGCCGAATCTTTTGCTGGAGTAACTCTTGTACAAACTTCTGATTCTGCCAAGGCCTTGGGGATTATGGCTTCCAATTTTTATGGAAATCCATCCGAAAAGATCAAAGTCGTGGCAGTGACTGGAACCAATGGAAAGACAACAACAGTCACGCTTTTGCATCAGCTCTTTGTTGCGATGGGGTATAGTACTGGACTTCTTTCTACGGTAGAAAATAAGATCAATGATCAGGTAATCCCTGCGACCCATACCACTCCAGATGCAGTAAGTGTTCAAGCCTTGCTTCGACAAATGGTTGACGCAGGATGTTCTCATTGTTTTATGGAAGCTTCCTCTCATGCCATTGTTCAGGAGAGAATTGCGGGATTGAAGCTTGCAGGGGCGGTTTTCACCAATATCACCCACGACCATTTGGACTATCATGGCACCTTTGATGAGTACATCAAGGCGAAGAAAAAGCTATTTGATGAATTGCCTAAAGATGCTTTTGCCTTAGTCAATGCAGACGATAAGCGGGGAATGGTGATGGTTCAAAATTCCAAAGCCACCTATCAGACATTCGCTTTAAAATCCTCCGCAGACTTTAAGGCCAAAATCATCTCCAATACCCTGGAGGGATTGGAATTAGATATCAATGGAAAATTGATCTGGTTCCGGTTGATCGGAGCTTTCAATGCCTACAATCTCCTCGGTGTTTTGGGTGTTGCAGTTCTTCTGGGAGAGGAGGAAGATGAGGTGCTAAGAGCACTTTCCGCTATTCGCGGGGCTAAAGGACGATTTGATCGGATTTCTATTGGCGGAATTACTGCCATCGTGGATTATGCCCATACGCCCGATGCTTTGGAAAATGTCTTGAAAACTATCAATGGAGTCCGGGCTGGAAACGAGCAAGTCACAACTGTGGTCGGCTGTGGAGGAAACAGAGATAAGACTAAAAGACCAACAATGGCCAAAATCGCTGTTACCGAAAGCGACAAAGTGATTTTGACCTCGGATAATCCTCGTTTTG
Above is a window of Algoriphagus sanaruensis DNA encoding:
- a CDS encoding UDP-N-acetylmuramoyl-L-alanyl-D-glutamate--2,6-diaminopimelate ligase — encoded protein: MKQLKDILYKVSLTSTHGNMEVEVKDIVFDSRKVSSGSAFVAVRGTQVDGHDFISTAVEKGATTIVCEDLPAESFAGVTLVQTSDSAKALGIMASNFYGNPSEKIKVVAVTGTNGKTTTVTLLHQLFVAMGYSTGLLSTVENKINDQVIPATHTTPDAVSVQALLRQMVDAGCSHCFMEASSHAIVQERIAGLKLAGAVFTNITHDHLDYHGTFDEYIKAKKKLFDELPKDAFALVNADDKRGMVMVQNSKATYQTFALKSSADFKAKIISNTLEGLELDINGKLIWFRLIGAFNAYNLLGVLGVAVLLGEEEDEVLRALSAIRGAKGRFDRISIGGITAIVDYAHTPDALENVLKTINGVRAGNEQVTTVVGCGGNRDKTKRPTMAKIAVTESDKVILTSDNPRFEEPMDILRDMQAGIGPTEMRKTLTIEDRREAIKTAVMMSKKGDIILIAGKGHEDYQEIKGVKHHFDDAEVVTEFLTQLTGQ
- a CDS encoding penicillin-binding protein; this translates as MNIKRSIVLRVRVVFILVALAACAIPYKIAMVQVKEGEKWRAKAEQVNFQYREVPATRGNIYATDGSLLATSLPFYRVAMDPTVADQDQIKAGIDSLSRLLSGFFRDKSATAYKRMIQDARGDKKRYLILNRKQIGYQDMQKMAQWPIFREGRMGGGVIFEKVEKRYRPFNSLASRTVGFLNEDEKGAGLEYSFNSYLKGQDGKALFQRLAGGVWKPVFDAEDIKPENGYDVYTTLNVNIQDVAENALRKQLEDRDAAFGSVIVMEVKTGHIKAMSNLQKNKNGQGYSESYNYAVGDIGNTEPGSTFKLLSMLALLEENKVGLNELIETGNGAHRFYNQTMYDAKWGGYGTITIKEAFEKSSNVAISKLVDMHFGSSPSKFMAYIDKVGLSEPFGLQLAGEGKPFFKKPGSKTWYGTSLPWISIGYESKLNPIHTLALYNAVANDGKMVKPLFVKAIGRGNQVEKTFATEVVRERIASEKTIQQLQRLLEGVVLQGTAKNILNENYSIAGKTGTAQKLINGKYTETYYTSFAGYFPADRPKYSMIVVIDSPKGFAAYGGDVSAPVFKEIADRIFALDMELNPRNQSKILQAQSQDPALPVIHAGKGEELQGIFEKLALNVKSPSSEDWVKPVSTTTKVNLAINNTEVPVVPDVSGMPLRDALYILENKGLKVSYRGSGNVLEQSLEPGTKLSSDLTINLILG